From the genome of Rhizobacter sp. AJA081-3:
GCCCACGTGCAGTGCGGCGCACACGCCGGCGGCGAAGACGATCCAGGCGGCAGCGCGCGGAGGGGCGGAAGCTGGGAATGAAGTCATCGGGCCCGCAGTGTGCCTGCAGCGGCGTCGGCCGGCCGCTGCAGGCTGGTGGCTACACTTCGCAGCCGTGGAAACCAAGTGGCTCGAAGACTTCGTCAGCCTCGCCGAGACGCGCAGCTTCTCGCGATCGGCGCAGCTTCGCCACGTCACGCAGCCAGCGTTCTCGCGCCGCATCCAGGCGCTCGAGGCCTGGGCCGGCATCGACCTGGTCGACCGATCGTCGTACCCGACTCGGCTCACGCCCGCCGGCGAGACCTTCCATGGGCAGGCGCTGGAGATCCTCGGCGCGCTGCAGGCCACGCGCAACATGATGCGCGGCCACCAGACCGGCGCGCAGGACATGATCGAGTTCGCCGTGCCGCACTCGCTGGCCTTCACCTTCTTTCCGCACTGGGTGATGGACCTGCGCAGCCGCTTCGGCGCATTGAAGAGCCGCCTCATCACGCTCAACGTGCACGACGCGGTGATGCAGCTCACCGAGGGCAGCTGCGACCTGCTGATCGCCTACCACCACCCGAGCCAGCCGCTGCAGCTGAGCCCAGAGCGCTACGAGATGCTCAGCCTCGGCCACGAGACGCTGGCACCCTATGCGCGTGGCGATGACCAGGGCCATCCGCTGTTCCGCCTGCCGGGCACGAGTGCGCACAGGGTGCCCTATCTCGGTTACGGCGAAGGCGCCTACCTCGGCCGTCTCGTCGAGGTGATCGTCAAGCAGGCCGTCGTGCCGCCGCAGCTTGAGCCGATCTACGAGACCGACATGGCCGAGGGCTTGAAGGCGATGGCGCTCGAGGGCCACGGCATGGCCTTCCTGCCGGCGAGCTCGGTCAAGAAGGAGCTGAAGAGCCGTCGCCTCGTTCGCGCCGCCGACGCGGGCCAGTACGAGATCACGATGGAAGTGCGCATCTACCGCGAGCGCCCCGAACTGGCGCGCCACAACAAGGCCGGTGCGCTGGCGCTGTGGGAGTTCCTGCGCAGCGACGCCAAGGGCGCGTCTACGGGTTGACCCTGATCGATCATGCGATCCGCGCATGAGCTGGCCCTCAAACGGCATTGGCCTGCTGGCGGCCTGCGGACCTACAGTCCGCCCCCATGTCGACACCCACCCCGCAGGCGCCGCGCGCCACCCGCACCGAGCAGGACTTCCTCGGCACCCAGCAGATCCCCGCCGAGGCCTACTGGGGCGTGCACACGTCCCGCGCGGTGGAGAACTTCCCGATCTCGGGCTCGACGGTTGGCCGCTGGCCGGAACTGGTGCGTGCGCTGGCCCACGTCAAGAAGGCGGCTGCGCGCGCCAACGCCAAGCTCGGCGTGCTCGACGCGCGCCGCTCCGATGCCATCCAGCAGGCCTGCGACGACCTGATCGGCGGCGCGCTGCACGAGCAGTTCGTCGTCGACGTGATCCAGGGCGGCGCCGGCACCTCGACCAACATGAACGCCAATGAGGTGATCGCCAACCGGGCGCTCGAACACCTGGGCTTCCAGCGCGGCGAGTACCAGCACCTGCACCCGAACGACCACGTCAACGCCTCGCAGAGCACCAACGACGTCTACCCCACCGCGCTGCGTCTGGCGGCCTGGGCCGGCATCGACCAACTGCTCGCGGCCATGGCCGCACTGCGCGGCGCCTTCGAGGCCAAGGCGGCCGAGTTCCGCAATGTGCTGAAGATCGGCCGCACGCAGCTGCAGGACGCCGTGCCGATGACGCTGGGCCAGGAGTTCCTTGCCTTCGCGATCATGATCCGCGAGGACGAACAGCGCCTGCGCGAGGCACGCGCGCTGATCGGCGAGGTGAACCTGGGCGCCACCGCCATCGGCACCGGCATCAACGCGCCGGCCGGCTACACCGAAACCGTGGTGCCCCTGCTCGTGCAGAGCAGCGGCGTGCCGGTGGTGATGGCCGAGAACCTCGTCGAGGCGACGCAGGACACCGGCGCCTTCGTGCAGCTGTCGGGCGTGCTCAAGCGCGTGGCTTGCAAGCTCAGCAAGGTCTGCAACGACCTGCGGCTGCTGTCCAGCGGCCCGCAGGCCGGTTTCGGCGACATCCACCTGCCGGCGCGGCAGGCCGGCTCGTCGATCATGCCGGGCAAGGTCAACCCGGTGATCCCGGAGGTGATGAACCAGGTCGCCTTCGAGGTGATCGGCAACGACGTCACCATCACCATGGCCTCCGAGGCCGGGCAGCTGCAGCTCAACGCCTTCGAGCCGATCATGGGCTGGTCGCTGTACAAGAGCATCTCGCACCTGACGCGGGCCTGCCGCACGCTGCAGGTGAACTGCGTCGAGGGCATCACGCCCAACCACGAGCTGCTGCGCCGGCGCGTGGCCGAGTCGGTGACGCTGGTGACCGCATTGAACCCGATCATCGGCTACGAGAAGGCGGCGCTGATCGCCAAGACCGCGCTGGCCGAAGGCGGCACCATCGCCGAGACCGCCGAGCGGCTGGGCATCATGGGCCGCGCCGAAATGGAAGCGCTGCTCGTGCCCGAGCGGCTCACGCAACCGGTGCGCCTGGTGGCATGAAGGTTGCGAACCCAATGCCTCGGCCCTGGGGCGAACCCTCGAAACGCGGGCAAGTCCGTGCAAACCCCCGCTTCCCCGCTCCCTAGAATCCCGTTCTCTCTCTTCCCAACCCCTCTGCAGGAGTCAGCATGAACAAGTCGATGATCATCAAGGCGATCGCCCTGGCCGCGGCCACCGCCGCCACCGGCGCACAGGCCGACACGCTCAAGAAGATCAAGGACACCGGCTCGGTGACCATGGGCGTGCGCGAATCCTCCGGCGCGCTGAGCTACACGCTGGGCGACGGCAAGTACGTCGGCTTCCACGTCGAGGTCTGCACCAGGGTGCTGGCCGACATCCAGAAGCAGCTGGGCCTGGCCAAGCTCGAGACCAAGTACCAGCCGGTGACCTCGCAGAACCGCATTCCGCTGGTGCAGAACGGCACCGTGGACATCGAGTGCGGCTCGACCACCAACAACGCCACGCGCCAGAAGGACGTCTCCTTCGCCGTCACCACCTTCGTCGAGGAAGTGCGCATCGCCGTCAAGGGCGCCTCGGGCATCACCTCGATCGCCCAGCTGAAGGACAAGTCGGTCGCCACCACCACCGGCACGACCTCGGTGCAGCTGCTGCGCAAGCACGAGCGCGCCAACGGCATCGACTTCAAGGAAGTGTTCGGCAAAGACCACGCCGACAGCTTCCTGCTGCTCGAGTCCGGCCGCGCCGATGCCTTCGTGATGGACGGCCAGATCCTGGCCGGCAACATCGCCAAGGCGAAGAACCCGGCCGACTTCAAGATCGTCGGCGAGGTGCTGTCGGTCGAGCCGATCGCCATCATGATCCGCAAGGACGATCCGGCCTTCAAGAAGGCGGTGGACGACAGCATCATCGCGCAGATCAAGAGCGGCGACCTGGCCAAGACCTACGACAAGTGGTTCGTGCAGCCGATCCCGCCGAGCAACACGAAGGTCGGCCTGCCCGCCAGCGACGCCACCAAGGCCGCCTGGGCGAGCCCGAACGACAAGCCGGTCGAGGAGTACATGAAGAAGTAAGAGCCCCCCTGGGAAGCCCTGAGCCTGCGGGCTCGGGGCTTGCTTATGCTGGGGGAGCGCGGCGTCGGGCCAACCGCGTCGCGCTTTTCTTTTGGGGGCCGGCCGGCACAGAACAACAGGAGGCGGCGCAATGAAATGGGACTGGCAGGTGTTCTTGCAGGACACCGGAGGAGGGCAGACCTACCTGGAGTGGCTGATTTCCGCCTGGGGCTGGACGCTGTCGGTGGCGCTGTGCGCCCTGGTGGTGGCGCTGCTGGTGGGCTCGCTGATGGGCATCCTGCGCACCGTGCCCAACAAGTGGCTGGTGCTGCTGGGCAACTCCTGGACCGAGTTGTTCCGCAACATCCCGCTGCTGGTGCAGATCTTCCTCTGGTACCACGTCATCCCGTCGATCTTCCTCACGCTGCGCGGCGTGCCGAGCTTCGTGCTGGTGGTCTTCGCGCTGGGCTTCTTCACTTCTGCGCGCATCGCCGAGCAGGTCAAGGCCGGCATCCAGACCCTGCCCAAGGGCCAGCGCTATGCCGGCCTCGCCGTGGGACTGACGCTGCCGCAGACCTACCGCTACGTGCTGCTGCCGATGGCATTCCGCATCGTCATCCCGCCGCTGACCAGCGAGTCGATGAACATCATCAAGAACTCGTCGGTGGCCTTTGCGGTGAGCATCGCCGAGCTGACCATGTTCGCCATGCAGGCGCAGGAAGAGACCTCGCGCGGCATCGAGATCTACCTGGCGGTGACGGGCCTGTACTTCATCTCCGCCTTCGCCATCAACCGCATCGCGCTGTTCATCGAGAACCGCGTGCAGGTGCCCGGGATGATCGGAGGCGGGAAATGACGGCTCTGGACTTCAGCTTCTTCAACTGGAACGTCGTCTCCGGTTTCGTCATCAAGGGCTTCTTCTTCTCGATCCAGCTCACGCTGATCGCGATGATCGGCGGCATCGCGCTGGGTACGGTGCTCGCGCTGATGCGCCTGTCGGGCAAGCCTTGGCTGGTGATGCCGGCAGCGGCCTACGTCAACACGTTGCGCTCGATCCCGCTGGTGATGGTGATCCTGTGGTTCTTCCTGCTCATCCCGCTGCTGATCGGGCGGCCGATGGGTGCGGAGCTGTCGGCCATCATCACCTTCACGGTGTTCGAGGCGGCCTACTACTCGGAGATCATGCGAGCGGGCATCCAGAGCGTGCCCAAGGGGCAGGTCTACGCGGGCTACGCGGTGGGCATGAACTACGCACAGTGCATGCAGCTGGTGGTGCTGCCGCAGGCCTTCCGCAACATGCTGCCCGTGCTGCTCACGCAGACCATCATCCTGTTCCAGGACACGTCCCTCGTGTACGCCATCGGCGCCTACGACCTGCTCAAGGGCTTCGAGGTGGCCGGCAAGAACTTCAACCGGCCGGTCGAGACCTATCTCGTGGCCGCCGTCGTGTACTTCATCATCTGCTTCAGCCTGTCGATGCTCGTGCGTCGCCTGCAGCAGAAGATCCAGATCATTCGATAGGAGAGCGCCGTGATCGACATCAAGAACATCAGCAAGTGGTACGGCAGCTTCCAGGTGCTGACCGACTGCACCACCAGCATCCAGAAGGGCGAGGTCGTCGTGGTCTGCGGCCCGTCGGGCTCGGGCAAGAGCACGCTGATCAAGACGGTGAACGCGCTGGAGCCGATCCAGAAGGGCGACATCGTCGTCGACGGCATCTCCATCTCCGACCCGAAGACGAACCTGCCCAAGCTGCGCAGCCGCGTGGGCATGGTCTTCCAGCACTTCGAGCTCTTCCCCCACCTCACCGTCACCGAGAACCTGACGCTGGCGCAGATCAAGGTGCTCGGCCGCTCGCAGGACGAGGCCAAGGCTCGCGGGCTGAAGATGCTCGATCGCGTCGGCCTGATGGTCCACAAGGACAAGTTCCCCGGCCAGCTCTCGGGCGGCCAGCAGCAGCGCGTGGCGATCGCCCGCGCGCTGTCGATGGACCCGATCGTGATGCTGTTCGACGAACCGACTTCCGCGCTCGACCCCGAGATGGTCGGCGAGGTGCTCGATGTGATGGTGCTGCTGGCCAAGGAGGGCATGACGATGATGGTCGTCACGCACGAGATGGGCTTTGCCAAGCGCGTCAGCCACCGCGTCATCTTCATGGACGCCGGCAAGATCGTCGAGGACTGCAAGAAGGACGAGTTCTTTGGCGACCCGGATGCCCGAACTCCGCGCGCCAAGGAATTCCTCTCCAAGATCCTGCAGCACTGAACGATGGCGCCGCCGGGAACGGGCTGGGCCGAACGTATCGAGCCCGGCGAGCCAGCGCGACATGCCGAGGCGGCGCGCGCGCTGGTGGCGATGCAGCAGGCGAAGTCGAAGCGCTTCGGCCCCGGCCGCGCGCTGCACCGCAAGCCCATCCTCGCGCTCAAGGGCACGCTGCGTGTCCTCGACGGCGTGCCGGCGCACCTGCGCCACGGCCTGTTCGCCCGCATGGGAGACTACGACGTCACGCTGCGCCTGTCCAACGGTGGCACCGACGTGGCGAAGGATCGCGTGCCCGACATCCGCGGCTTCTCGATGCGGGTGCACGGCCTGCACGGGCCGGCGGCGCTGGGCGGCACGACCGACCACCAGGACTTCACGCTCATCAACAAGAGCGCCTTCGCCTTCCCCGACAGCCGGCCGTTCGTGGGCCTCGTGCTCGCCGCCGGCAAGGGGCCGGCAGGCCTGATCGGCTGGGCGCTGCGCACCTACGGGCCGGTGAAGATGTTCGGCCAGCTCAAGCGGCTGAAGGATTCGTTCGACCAGCCTTTCACGGGCTTTGCGACCGAGCCCTTCTTCAGCGCGGCACCCATCGCCTGCGGGCCTTCCGCCGTGCGCGTGCGCCTGCTGCCGCCGCAGGGGCGGCATGCGCAGCGGAGCCCCGAGCGCTGGGCCGACGAGTACCTCGCGCAGTTGAACCAGGGGCCGCTGGTCTACCGGCTGCAATTGCAGAGCTTCGTCGACGAAGCGCGCACGCCCATCGAAGACGCCTCGGTCGACTGGCCGGAGAGCGTGGCGCCCTATGTCGACGTGGCCGAACTCGTGATCGAGCCGCAGGAGCTGAGCGCGCCCGAGGCGAAGGCTTTCGCCGATGCGGTGGAGCGCGCCGTCTTCGACCCTTGGCAGGCGCTGGCCGCGCACCGGCCGCTGGGCGAGGTGATGCGCTCGCGCAAGGTCGTCTATTTCGAGAGCCAGAAGGCGCGCGGCGCGGCCTGAGTCTGTCGCAGGCGGGTGCGAGAATCGCTGCATGAGCGACTCCCTCACGATCACCCGCCCCGACGACTGGCACCTGCACGTGCGCGACGGCGCGGCCCTGGCCGCCGTGGTGCCCGCCACGGCACGCCAGTTCGGCCGCGCGATCATCATGCCCAACCTCAAGCCGCCGGTGACCACCGCTGCGCAGGCGCTGGCCTACCGCGAGCGCATCCTCGCTGCCGTGCCGAAGGGCGTGGCCTTCGAGCCGCTGATGACGCTGTACCTCACCGACGTGCTGCCGCCCGACGAGATCCGCCGCGCGAAGGACGCCGGCGTGGTCGCCGTCAAGCTCTACCCGGCCGGCGCCACGACGAACAGCGATGCCGGCGTCACCGACCTGCGCAAGGTGCACGAGACGCTGGACACGATGCAGCGCGTCGGCCTGCCGCTGCTGGTGCACGGCGAAGTCACCGATCCGGAGATCGACCTGTTCGACCGCGAGAAGGCCTTCATCGACCAGAAGCTGATCCCGCTGCGCGCCGACTTCCCCGAGCTGAAGATCGTCTTCGAGCACATCACCACGCGCGACGCGGTGCAGTACGTCGGCGAGGCCGGGCCGAGGACGGCGGCCACCATCACGGCGCACCACCTGCTCTACAACCGCAACGCGATCTTCCTCGGCGGCGTGCGGCCGCACTACTACTGCCTGCCGGTGCTCAAGCGCGAGGAGCACCGCCAGGCGCTCGTCAACGCGGCGACCTCGGGCAGCCGCAAGTTCTTCCTCGGCACCGACAGCGCGCCGCACCCGGCGCACCTCAAGGA
Proteins encoded in this window:
- a CDS encoding LysR substrate-binding domain-containing protein, whose translation is METKWLEDFVSLAETRSFSRSAQLRHVTQPAFSRRIQALEAWAGIDLVDRSSYPTRLTPAGETFHGQALEILGALQATRNMMRGHQTGAQDMIEFAVPHSLAFTFFPHWVMDLRSRFGALKSRLITLNVHDAVMQLTEGSCDLLIAYHHPSQPLQLSPERYEMLSLGHETLAPYARGDDQGHPLFRLPGTSAHRVPYLGYGEGAYLGRLVEVIVKQAVVPPQLEPIYETDMAEGLKAMALEGHGMAFLPASSVKKELKSRRLVRAADAGQYEITMEVRIYRERPELARHNKAGALALWEFLRSDAKGASTG
- a CDS encoding aspartate ammonia-lyase — encoded protein: MSTPTPQAPRATRTEQDFLGTQQIPAEAYWGVHTSRAVENFPISGSTVGRWPELVRALAHVKKAAARANAKLGVLDARRSDAIQQACDDLIGGALHEQFVVDVIQGGAGTSTNMNANEVIANRALEHLGFQRGEYQHLHPNDHVNASQSTNDVYPTALRLAAWAGIDQLLAAMAALRGAFEAKAAEFRNVLKIGRTQLQDAVPMTLGQEFLAFAIMIREDEQRLREARALIGEVNLGATAIGTGINAPAGYTETVVPLLVQSSGVPVVMAENLVEATQDTGAFVQLSGVLKRVACKLSKVCNDLRLLSSGPQAGFGDIHLPARQAGSSIMPGKVNPVIPEVMNQVAFEVIGNDVTITMASEAGQLQLNAFEPIMGWSLYKSISHLTRACRTLQVNCVEGITPNHELLRRRVAESVTLVTALNPIIGYEKAALIAKTALAEGGTIAETAERLGIMGRAEMEALLVPERLTQPVRLVA
- a CDS encoding amino acid ABC transporter substrate-binding protein, whose translation is MIIKAIALAAATAATGAQADTLKKIKDTGSVTMGVRESSGALSYTLGDGKYVGFHVEVCTRVLADIQKQLGLAKLETKYQPVTSQNRIPLVQNGTVDIECGSTTNNATRQKDVSFAVTTFVEEVRIAVKGASGITSIAQLKDKSVATTTGTTSVQLLRKHERANGIDFKEVFGKDHADSFLLLESGRADAFVMDGQILAGNIAKAKNPADFKIVGEVLSVEPIAIMIRKDDPAFKKAVDDSIIAQIKSGDLAKTYDKWFVQPIPPSNTKVGLPASDATKAAWASPNDKPVEEYMKK
- a CDS encoding amino acid ABC transporter permease, which produces MKWDWQVFLQDTGGGQTYLEWLISAWGWTLSVALCALVVALLVGSLMGILRTVPNKWLVLLGNSWTELFRNIPLLVQIFLWYHVIPSIFLTLRGVPSFVLVVFALGFFTSARIAEQVKAGIQTLPKGQRYAGLAVGLTLPQTYRYVLLPMAFRIVIPPLTSESMNIIKNSSVAFAVSIAELTMFAMQAQEETSRGIEIYLAVTGLYFISAFAINRIALFIENRVQVPGMIGGGK
- a CDS encoding amino acid ABC transporter permease; translated protein: MTALDFSFFNWNVVSGFVIKGFFFSIQLTLIAMIGGIALGTVLALMRLSGKPWLVMPAAAYVNTLRSIPLVMVILWFFLLIPLLIGRPMGAELSAIITFTVFEAAYYSEIMRAGIQSVPKGQVYAGYAVGMNYAQCMQLVVLPQAFRNMLPVLLTQTIILFQDTSLVYAIGAYDLLKGFEVAGKNFNRPVETYLVAAVVYFIICFSLSMLVRRLQQKIQIIR
- a CDS encoding amino acid ABC transporter ATP-binding protein is translated as MIDIKNISKWYGSFQVLTDCTTSIQKGEVVVVCGPSGSGKSTLIKTVNALEPIQKGDIVVDGISISDPKTNLPKLRSRVGMVFQHFELFPHLTVTENLTLAQIKVLGRSQDEAKARGLKMLDRVGLMVHKDKFPGQLSGGQQQRVAIARALSMDPIVMLFDEPTSALDPEMVGEVLDVMVLLAKEGMTMMVVTHEMGFAKRVSHRVIFMDAGKIVEDCKKDEFFGDPDARTPRAKEFLSKILQH
- a CDS encoding catalase, which codes for MAPPGTGWAERIEPGEPARHAEAARALVAMQQAKSKRFGPGRALHRKPILALKGTLRVLDGVPAHLRHGLFARMGDYDVTLRLSNGGTDVAKDRVPDIRGFSMRVHGLHGPAALGGTTDHQDFTLINKSAFAFPDSRPFVGLVLAAGKGPAGLIGWALRTYGPVKMFGQLKRLKDSFDQPFTGFATEPFFSAAPIACGPSAVRVRLLPPQGRHAQRSPERWADEYLAQLNQGPLVYRLQLQSFVDEARTPIEDASVDWPESVAPYVDVAELVIEPQELSAPEAKAFADAVERAVFDPWQALAAHRPLGEVMRSRKVVYFESQKARGAA
- the pyrC gene encoding dihydroorotase, giving the protein MSDSLTITRPDDWHLHVRDGAALAAVVPATARQFGRAIIMPNLKPPVTTAAQALAYRERILAAVPKGVAFEPLMTLYLTDVLPPDEIRRAKDAGVVAVKLYPAGATTNSDAGVTDLRKVHETLDTMQRVGLPLLVHGEVTDPEIDLFDREKAFIDQKLIPLRADFPELKIVFEHITTRDAVQYVGEAGPRTAATITAHHLLYNRNAIFLGGVRPHYYCLPVLKREEHRQALVNAATSGSRKFFLGTDSAPHPAHLKEHASGCAGCYTALSALELYAEAFDAVGAIDRLEAFASFNGPAFYGLPRNSGTVTLRRQPWVLPETVPFGDAALKPLRGGETLAWQLV